A single region of the Arthrobacter sp. PAMC25564 genome encodes:
- a CDS encoding FUSC family protein — translation MQGIRYNSPEKYICAPAPCRLPLEGDPLHHFKEIFRLTPARNDHHPAIRTAVGVGVPLLVLVLAGRIDLTIFASFGAFTGIYGRNQPHRQRLVHQAKASLLLLLFIFAGAVCAHAGIGPWGIVIGTTLVAGLGTLGTGFGRLQPAGSLFHIFAFGAISSVPSQPPVWQGMLAAALTVAFALAVAVSSRVHPGHRSPWTRPLAEPFTPGERKAILLDAVRYTTAAGVAGSIAVLLGIGHSYWAMVAAVVPLAGPTVTHRLGRALNRILGTTAGLGLTWVILLGELPPWALVLVIAVLQFLAESFIARQYTIAQTFVTPLALVSTELAHPSGPLPLIQDRAIETLIGALVGVLVVLAASGRDRTAGRPRVR, via the coding sequence ATGCAGGGCATCAGATATAATTCTCCAGAGAAATACATTTGTGCGCCGGCACCCTGCCGGCTGCCCCTCGAAGGAGATCCGCTGCACCACTTCAAAGAAATCTTCCGGCTGACCCCGGCCCGCAACGATCACCACCCTGCGATCCGCACCGCAGTCGGCGTCGGCGTACCGCTCCTCGTGCTCGTACTGGCCGGACGGATCGACCTCACGATCTTTGCGTCCTTCGGAGCCTTCACCGGCATCTACGGGCGCAACCAGCCCCACCGGCAGCGGCTCGTCCACCAGGCGAAGGCCAGCCTGCTTCTGCTCCTGTTCATTTTCGCCGGGGCGGTCTGTGCCCATGCCGGGATCGGGCCATGGGGCATTGTCATCGGCACCACCCTTGTCGCCGGCCTGGGAACCCTCGGCACCGGTTTCGGGCGGCTCCAGCCGGCCGGATCGCTGTTCCATATCTTCGCGTTCGGCGCCATTTCCTCTGTTCCTTCCCAGCCTCCCGTCTGGCAGGGAATGCTGGCCGCCGCCCTGACGGTGGCCTTCGCCCTGGCCGTCGCCGTTTCCTCCCGGGTACACCCGGGCCACCGCAGCCCCTGGACCCGGCCGCTGGCCGAGCCATTCACGCCCGGCGAGCGGAAGGCCATCCTCCTCGATGCCGTCCGCTACACCACCGCCGCCGGCGTAGCCGGCTCGATCGCCGTCCTGCTGGGCATCGGTCACAGCTACTGGGCCATGGTGGCGGCCGTGGTCCCGCTCGCCGGACCCACGGTGACCCACCGCCTTGGCCGGGCCCTCAACCGCATCCTCGGCACGACGGCGGGCCTGGGGCTCACCTGGGTCATCCTGCTCGGCGAACTCCCGCCCTGGGCGCTGGTGCTGGTCATTGCCGTACTGCAGTTCCTCGCGGAAAGCTTCATCGCCCGGCAGTACACCATCGCCCAGACCTTCGTCACGCCGCTGGCCCTGGTCAGCACAGAACTGGCCCACCCGAGCGGCCCGCTCCCCCTCATCCAGGACCGCGCCATCGAAACCCTGATCGGAGCCCTCGTCGGAGTGCTGGTGGTGCTCGCCGCGTCCGGCCGTGACCGCACCGCCGGCAGACCCCGCGTCCGCTGA
- a CDS encoding EAL domain-containing protein: MARDPLFFSAHYGSEPPAEPLPGSHYGDDDSGIRRQASEIIRAVLADQAPGEARARDQLREHVAAHPGQPEKALAQHLMALRSASRIEAVLNGRMLLTAFQPIFDLSTGAVIGVEAFTRFVSDGPDAAGWFAEAAEERLGSELEFAALECALTAAQSLPAHLYVALKLSPDTCLDPLLPEVLQASALAPDRMVLQLTDPLTAEQAAALVPALLPLRRRGVRLAVDHVGSYFDSIRHTRLLGPDIIKLDRNLIAGIDTDTLRHAFGEAMTVLAEEIGAALIAEGIETRDELGAVTGLGMTAGQGYFLGRPSTRPQDWAGWNLPAGEFQALIKHDGAARS; encoded by the coding sequence ATGGCGAGGGACCCGTTATTCTTTTCCGCACACTACGGGAGCGAGCCTCCCGCCGAGCCCCTTCCGGGCTCGCATTACGGCGATGACGACTCCGGGATACGCCGCCAGGCCTCGGAGATCATCAGGGCGGTGCTGGCCGATCAGGCGCCCGGGGAGGCCCGGGCCAGGGATCAGCTTCGCGAACACGTGGCCGCGCATCCCGGGCAGCCGGAAAAGGCGCTGGCGCAACACCTGATGGCCCTCCGGTCCGCCTCCCGGATCGAGGCGGTCCTGAACGGCAGGATGCTGCTGACCGCATTTCAGCCGATCTTCGATCTCTCCACGGGTGCCGTCATCGGGGTTGAAGCGTTCACCCGGTTCGTCAGCGACGGACCTGACGCCGCCGGCTGGTTCGCAGAAGCTGCCGAGGAACGGCTGGGAAGCGAACTTGAATTCGCGGCGCTGGAGTGCGCCCTCACCGCCGCGCAATCCCTGCCGGCGCACCTGTACGTGGCACTGAAACTGTCCCCGGACACCTGCCTGGACCCACTGCTGCCGGAAGTGCTGCAGGCATCGGCGCTGGCCCCGGACCGCATGGTGCTCCAGCTCACCGACCCCCTGACTGCCGAGCAGGCCGCCGCCCTGGTACCGGCGCTGTTGCCCCTTCGCCGGCGCGGAGTCCGCCTCGCGGTTGACCACGTGGGCTCGTACTTCGATTCGATCCGCCACACCAGGCTGCTCGGACCCGACATCATCAAACTTGACCGGAATCTGATCGCCGGAATCGACACGGACACGCTGCGCCATGCCTTCGGCGAGGCCATGACCGTTCTCGCGGAAGAGATCGGAGCGGCACTCATCGCCGAAGGGATCGAAACCAGGGATGAGCTTGGCGCTGTCACAGGTCTCGGCATGACAGCCGGACAAGGATATTTCCTGGGCCGGCCCTCCACCCGCCCCCAGGACTGGGCCGGCTGGAACCTCCCGGCAGGGGAATTCCAGGCCCTCATAAAACACGACGGGGCCGCGCGGTCCTGA
- a CDS encoding amidohydrolase family protein, translated as MEAIIAATALSGELFQKPDELGKVLPGFYADLILVDGNPLEDITILQDITRITAVMKNGEFHREPAEHTPATTAAADLALTAP; from the coding sequence ATGGAAGCCATCATTGCGGCCACAGCACTCAGCGGGGAACTGTTCCAGAAGCCCGACGAGCTCGGCAAGGTGCTGCCCGGATTCTATGCCGACCTGATCCTGGTTGACGGCAACCCGCTGGAGGACATCACGATCCTCCAGGACATCACCAGGATCACCGCCGTCATGAAAAACGGCGAATTCCACCGCGAGCCCGCCGAACACACTCCCGCCACAACAGCCGCTGCCGATCTGGCGCTCACGGCGCCCTGA
- a CDS encoding DDE-type integrase/transposase/recombinase: MRAPAGSSTAGSGSPVAPVQGAEYRGWNGGVAVEDRPGHHRLSAQGRSGKLDPKGHSHTKPGTLLKDSIPMRTWAEWDDAVPGFVEIDLVCHEGGNSKGEFCFTLTITDVSTGWTATRLVKNKAQKWAFAAIMEATAAFPFPIVGIDSDNGSEFINWELLRWCEQEQLTFTRSRSRNKNDGAHVEQKNWHVVRQTVGYHRYDTAAELELLNRIWALHGQLTNHFGLQQKLVQKIRTGAKIIKKYDLPGTPYELVLTDEGTVRKVVKAKLKGENKPLNPAAIQRQVQALCSELLTLTTAKQGPKSQPTIRAFSNDSSTSATRAS, from the coding sequence GTGCGGGCGCCTGCTGGCAGCAGCACTGCCGGATCTGGTTCCCCGGTTGCGCCGGTTCAAGGAGCTGAGTATCGAGGATGGAACGGCGGCGTTGCTGTTGAAGATCGCCCCGGCCACCATCGACTGTCGGCTCAAGGCAGATCGGGGAAACTCGATCCAAAAGGCCATTCCCACACCAAGCCAGGAACACTGCTCAAGGACTCGATCCCGATGCGGACGTGGGCCGAGTGGGACGATGCGGTGCCCGGTTTTGTCGAGATCGATCTGGTCTGCCACGAGGGCGGAAATTCCAAGGGTGAGTTCTGTTTCACGCTGACGATCACTGACGTTTCCACGGGGTGGACCGCGACCCGGTTGGTGAAGAACAAGGCCCAGAAATGGGCGTTCGCCGCGATCATGGAAGCCACCGCGGCGTTCCCGTTCCCGATCGTCGGGATCGACTCGGACAACGGGAGCGAGTTCATCAATTGGGAGCTGCTGCGGTGGTGTGAACAGGAGCAACTGACCTTCACCAGGTCCAGGTCCCGGAACAAGAATGACGGCGCCCATGTGGAACAGAAGAACTGGCACGTGGTCCGGCAAACCGTCGGATATCACCGCTACGACACGGCTGCTGAGCTGGAGCTGCTGAACCGGATCTGGGCACTGCACGGGCAGCTGACCAACCACTTCGGGCTCCAGCAGAAACTCGTCCAAAAGATCCGAACCGGCGCAAAGATCATCAAGAAGTATGACCTGCCAGGGACCCCGTACGAGCTGGTCCTCACCGACGAGGGCACAGTCCGGAAAGTCGTGAAGGCCAAGTTGAAGGGGGAAAACAAGCCCTTGAATCCAGCCGCAATCCAACGCCAGGTTCAAGCCTTATGCTCCGAGCTCCTCACCTTGACCACGGCAAAGCAAGGCCCCAAAAGCCAGCCGACCATCCGGGCATTCTCAAATGATTCTTCGACAAGCGCTACGCGGGCATCTTGA
- a CDS encoding GntR family transcriptional regulator, with protein MKASPRRGTFVRAPSQDDLAEVYLVRLALEGTAAAHAYRALYAGPGPLREALSGMREAAATKDAHGLAKYCTEFHRAVVAASGNRLMMEIWDSLFVEARTMATVVRGHVDLHAAAEAHVPILEAFETGSPELCTRLVIEHQHEYSGYAHELEVACKAIQEMRRRGIRVLPGGDYGFAWTPTAPTPATLSTSSSSSATRDGSHHCGHSTQRGTVPEARRARQGAARILCRPDPG; from the coding sequence TTGAAAGCCTCCCCCCGGCGCGGAACCTTCGTCCGCGCCCCCTCCCAGGATGACCTCGCCGAGGTCTACTTGGTCCGTTTGGCGCTGGAGGGAACCGCGGCCGCCCATGCCTACCGGGCCCTGTATGCCGGCCCCGGGCCGCTCCGCGAGGCCCTGTCCGGCATGCGCGAAGCCGCGGCAACAAAGGATGCGCACGGCCTCGCCAAGTACTGCACGGAGTTTCACCGGGCAGTGGTCGCGGCCTCCGGGAACCGGCTCATGATGGAAATCTGGGATTCCCTGTTTGTTGAAGCCCGGACCATGGCCACCGTCGTCCGCGGCCACGTTGATCTGCACGCCGCTGCCGAAGCCCACGTCCCGATCCTGGAAGCGTTCGAGACCGGCTCACCGGAGCTTTGTACCCGGCTGGTCATCGAGCATCAGCACGAGTACTCCGGCTACGCCCACGAACTCGAAGTCGCCTGCAAAGCCATCCAGGAAATGCGCCGCCGCGGCATCCGCGTCCTCCCCGGCGGGGACTACGGCTTCGCCTGGACCCCCACGGCACCTACGCCCGCGACCTTGAGCACTTCGTCAAGCTCTTCGGCTACACGAGATGGAAGCCATCATTGCGGCCACAGCACTCAGCGGGGAACTGTTCCAGAAGCCCGACGAGCTCGGCAAGGTGCTGCCCGGATTCTATGCCGACCTGATCCTGGTTGA
- a CDS encoding GntR family transcriptional regulator has product MTAPILPAPGTRLVELQLAREFGVSQAPVREALRERSSTRLVESLPPARNLRPRPLPG; this is encoded by the coding sequence TTGACGGCACCTATCCTCCCGGCTCCCGGCACCCGGCTCGTGGAGCTGCAGCTTGCCAGGGAGTTCGGCGTCAGCCAGGCCCCGGTACGCGAAGCGTTGCGGGAACGGTCCTCCACCCGGCTGGTTGAAAGCCTCCCCCCGGCGCGGAACCTTCGTCCGCGCCCCCTCCCAGGATGA
- a CDS encoding NUDIX domain-containing protein has protein sequence MTVRSAGILLFRRGAASEVEVWLAHMGGPFWAHKDARSWSIPKGEYLEDEDPWVAAQREFAEEMGTPAPSADYIRLGSFRQPSGKVITVFTAEADFEPDRIVSNTFSLEWPKGSGTVRSYPEIDGAAWTRETEARTRLVRGQLPVLDALLQHLRNGRA, from the coding sequence ATGACAGTTCGGAGCGCAGGCATTCTGCTGTTCCGCCGGGGCGCTGCATCTGAAGTCGAGGTCTGGCTCGCGCATATGGGCGGACCCTTCTGGGCCCATAAGGATGCACGTTCCTGGTCCATTCCCAAGGGTGAATACCTCGAAGACGAGGACCCGTGGGTGGCCGCGCAGCGTGAGTTCGCCGAGGAGATGGGCACTCCCGCGCCCTCCGCCGACTACATCCGGCTAGGCTCCTTCCGGCAACCTTCGGGCAAGGTCATCACAGTTTTCACGGCCGAGGCGGACTTCGAACCCGACCGTATCGTGAGCAACACCTTCTCATTGGAATGGCCGAAGGGATCCGGCACAGTCCGGAGTTACCCCGAGATCGACGGCGCCGCCTGGACCAGGGAAACCGAAGCCCGGACCAGGCTGGTACGTGGCCAACTGCCGGTCCTCGACGCACTCCTCCAACACCTCCGGAACGGCCGCGCCTGA